A window from Pyrococcus yayanosii CH1 encodes these proteins:
- a CDS encoding diacylglycerol/polyprenol kinase family protein: MSIKLEIKRKALHLTGLSVPLVYLLLGRHAALFFTAFALVIFLALEPFRVIEDLRERAKRKLGLPNHVVEKLEREIDGIAREHERRGIGAHIYFTSAAFLVVLLFPREVALGSITLATLGDAMAAIIGKPFGRHRFRNGKSLEGSLAYFVTGLLILTPLVGIFPAVLGSLVGTVAELYELPPDDNFSNQLAVAVALWLVG, translated from the coding sequence GTGAGCATAAAGCTTGAGATTAAACGGAAGGCCCTCCATTTAACAGGTCTGAGCGTGCCCCTCGTATATCTCCTACTCGGCAGACATGCGGCCCTTTTCTTCACGGCTTTTGCCCTCGTCATCTTTCTGGCCCTCGAACCCTTCCGCGTCATCGAAGATCTCAGGGAGAGGGCAAAGCGGAAACTCGGCCTTCCAAACCACGTCGTTGAAAAGCTGGAGAGGGAAATAGATGGCATAGCCAGAGAACACGAGAGGAGGGGAATCGGAGCCCACATATATTTCACAAGCGCGGCTTTCCTCGTGGTTTTGCTCTTTCCGAGGGAGGTTGCTCTTGGAAGCATAACCCTCGCGACCCTAGGCGATGCCATGGCGGCGATAATTGGCAAGCCCTTCGGAAGGCACAGATTCCGCAATGGGAAGAGCCTCGAAGGGAGCCTCGCTTACTTCGTGACTGGCCTTCTGATTCTGACGCCCCTAGTTGGCATCTTTCCCGCCGTTTTAGGTTCCCTTGTCGGGACCGTGGCAGAGCTCTACGAACTGCCACCAGACGACAACTTCTCGAATCAGCTCGCCGTAGCTGTTGCTCTCTGGCTTGTAGGGTAA
- a CDS encoding HAD family hydrolase produces the protein MLVIVDLDDTLCNTWEAAKKAAIRLLPRIFRLRKFRAFLYVASRRYKELEEMRELHLLGLDEIVQKVMGRIYKGENYSDIAEEFDKAFFSHLHLYPDAEPFLRGLKEMGAKIVLVTDSSARWQRRKIEHLGIARYLDGVIISGETGHTKFEPHNFILAKRMFPKERRMFVVGDRDETDMKGGKSIGATTILVRRGYFKGRKARHADFVVKNLSEALEVIEREHKA, from the coding sequence ATGCTTGTGATAGTAGATCTCGACGACACCCTTTGCAACACGTGGGAGGCAGCCAAGAAGGCCGCCATAAGGCTACTTCCCAGAATATTCAGGCTGAGAAAGTTCAGAGCATTTCTCTACGTCGCCTCGAGGAGGTATAAGGAACTAGAGGAGATGAGGGAGCTCCACCTTCTTGGCCTCGACGAGATAGTCCAGAAGGTTATGGGGAGGATTTATAAGGGAGAGAATTACAGTGATATAGCCGAGGAGTTTGACAAGGCTTTCTTTTCGCACCTCCACCTTTACCCAGACGCAGAACCATTCTTAAGAGGACTGAAGGAGATGGGAGCAAAGATCGTTCTCGTCACGGACTCCTCGGCGAGGTGGCAGAGGCGGAAGATAGAGCATCTTGGCATTGCTAGGTATCTCGATGGTGTCATAATAAGCGGGGAGACGGGTCACACGAAGTTCGAGCCCCACAACTTCATCCTCGCGAAGAGAATGTTTCCAAAGGAGAGAAGGATGTTCGTTGTGGGTGACAGGGACGAGACGGACATGAAGGGTGGCAAGAGCATCGGCGCGACGACGATACTTGTGAGAAGGGGGTACTTCAAAGGAAGAAAGGCAAGACATGCCGATTTCGTCGTTAAGAACCTCTCTGAGGCCTTAGAGGTGATAGAACGTGAGCATAAAGCTTGA